aaactaaTAAACTGCTTTCTATAATGGCAGGTACTTTACCACCAGTATGCAGggttccaatttttccacattCTCACAAACtcttgctattattattaattattatttactgGTAGTAGCCATCCTGATGGGGTGTAAAGTTGGTATGTCTTTGtggtttcgatttgcatttcatTAATGATTAGTCATGCtgggcatcttttcatgtgtttattggtcatttgtgcattttctttggagaaatatctattgaACCCTTTTGCTCATTTTTGAATCATTGTTGTTACTGTTGACTTTTAGGAGAGCtatatgtattctggatattaatattagtacatatttttctttgtacctTGTAACTTTTTTtgacttaaagtctattttgtctgataatAAGAATGGTGCTCCTTGATTTTTGATGGGATTATGtcatgattaaataaaatgttatacgTGAAAAATGCTTTTAGTGGGCCAGATTTACTGAACATTGTATCTTAGTCTAGACTACATAAATGTGCTCAAAACATTTGCATTAACCTATGGTTGGGCAAAATCATCTAATATAAAGACTATTTTGTAATATAGTGTTGAATATCccgtgtaatttactaaatactGTACTGACAATAAAAAACAGAATGGTTGTGTGAGTATGCATTTGCACCATTGTAAATTGAGAAATTGTATGACTACACATTATCGATAGTGGATCATCTGTATAGTCATCCTCATAACCATTTgcataaaatatctttttccatcctttcactttcaacctATTTATTTCTTTGGAGTTAAAGGAACTTGGGGACAGCGTGGagttgaattatatttttttgaagtttcatTCTGTCAATCTGATattttattggagagtttaatgCATTTACATATAATGTGATTAAAGACAAGGAGGGACTTATCTCTTTCAATTTGGTGTTTTCTGTGTCATTTTGTTTTCAGTATCCCTTATAgctttttgtttctcatttcctgcattactgttttattttgtattcagtTGATTTTTATGATACATTTAAAttcccttctcattttcttttgtgtctATCTGTACCTGTTTTCTTTGTAGTTGCCATAGGGATTATATTTAGCATCATAAGGTTATAATActctaatttgaatttatttaacttCAAGAACATAAAAATTGCTCTTATACATatctgtctttttctatttcagttaTTAACTTCACATATTTCTGTCATCATACATTGTGTGCCCCAAAACATactcataatttttaattattaatttttaattttaacacatttctaccactgagctacattctccgGCCTTGATGTTGTAATccactgcctcagtctcctgagcagctgggattataggtgtgtaccaccatgccatcAAGACaactgttttaaagtctttttctaGTAGGTCTGACTCTGATCTTTTTCAGGGGTAGTTTCTCTTGGtttattgtgtttgtttttggtatttttattttcttcttcttcattattACAGACCTTTGTTGAGGATCAGCTTGAAGTATAAACATAAGATCTTCTCAGTCTCTTCTATACCTGTGCCTTTTCCTGAGTTTGGGTGGCAACTTTCTAAATTCCCATATATGTTGGTCTGATTCTGTTTGTCTTAGTTCTTAACTGTATGGCTcctaaaaaagggaaaaatgaaaggagATTTGAGAAGGCCCTTTGAATACCTTGGCAGTCACTTTGGTCCTAGAGGAAGCAGTTGCATCCATGAGTTGAATGCATGTATATGTGCGCAACAATGCTGCTTGCCTCTGTGTCTGTAACTCCATACTCTGAAGCAACCAGGACTGATCAGAAAACATATCCCTGATCCTAGAGGACTGAGTTTTAATGTTCACCCTGATCCTGCAAGCTGCCTGCAAACTTCTCCAGGAACACACTTGCAGCATCCTATCACAGGGCTTGGAGTGGGATGGGAAACCACTGCTGAGCTTAGGGGGGAAATTGACTAAAATTAAGCACCATTTACCTTCCAAACTTCCACTGGAAGTTGCAGTCTTTGAATGGAGTTCAGAGTTTCAAACTACTGTATTAGATGGTTTCTACCAGTGTAGTTGTTATCTAGTTGGGTAGTTAGATCCCTGGTGCTTTCTGCTTTCTACTCCACCATCTTTCCAGGATCCTCCTTGTTACAAGTTTTGGTTCactcattcaaaatattttgtaatgctTCTTTGCTGCTGTCAGGCATGGGTTCAATATTCAGGGTATGCAGGTCTTTGCCTCAATTATCTATAGGATACTACAGACATTGAAAGATGAACACATAAATGGACATGTGATTATAGGTTATAATCcatgctgtgaaaaaaaaatacatggctTGGAGTTTTACACTGGAGTAGTTTTCTACAGCCAAATTTTCTCTAAACCCTTTTCTTGTCTAAATATGTCTCTTCTACCTATTGATATTAAGAACATTTTTGTATATATCAAATGATAGGTTCAGACAACTGtcattctgaatttttttaaaagcaaaattaagttgaaaatatcataaaaaactaaacttgattaatttttttttctttcaatgaacATATACCAGATTTGGCTACAACCCAGTACAAGAAAGACTCAGCTGCCTGGCCAAGAATAACTCTATCTATGTGGTGGCAAATATAGGGGACAAGAAGTCATGCAATGCCAGTGAGCCCCAATGTCCTCCTGATGGTCGTTACCAATACAATACTAACGTGGTGTTTGATTCTCAGGGAAAACTGGTGGCACGCTACCATAAGGTAAATTTAATTTGCAAATAATTGAGTTATTTAATGCTTAATGAATTACAGTGAACAAGACAAAAACCCTCTTACTATTGATAATAAGTGTACATGGAAAGTAATGATTAGGTTTGGTAAGTTCTTATAATTTGCTGTACATTTGGGAGCACATGAGTTTGTTGTAGGTGTATGTGAGAGTCAGCAGGAGTTACCTACATTGAAATATAAGGTTAATTTTTAGGCTTTGTTCTTTTAAAGATCTGCCCTCTTGATGAGTCAAAGAATGAAAAACTCCTTATCAGATAAACTCGGTCTTGACAATGGACAAAATAAAGCTCTTGGCTCACAGGCAATAGTTAAGTGTTCTTGGCAAACAGAGATGATCTATTTTACTTCTTTACCTTGTGAAATTCAAGATGGTCTTTGCAGATGAGAATACACATACAAATAGCTGTAATGGGAAGATGGAGCCAAAGGCTCTATTTCACTGGAGTGGCCTCAGGTTCTCCAAAGCACTACTCTTCCCATGAAGGCAGCCATGATAGGTGAAACTGGCAATGTTAAATTGATGTGAGCTTGCATTTTTTCAGGTACACTGATGTCCAGGCCCACATCTTAAAAGAATTTCATTTCCCTTCATCTTCTGTTTTTCACAGCAAAACCTTTTCATGGGTGAAGACCAATTCAATGCACCCAAAGAGCCTGAGATGGTGACATTTAACACAACCTTTGGAAAGTTTGGCATTTTCACTTGCTTTGATATTCTCTTCCATGATCCTGCTGTTGCCCTGGTGAAAGATCTCCACGTGGACACCATACTCTTCCCAACAGCTTGGATGAATGTCCTGCCACATTTGTCAGCGGTTGAGTTCCACTCAGCTTGGGCTATGGGCATGGGAGTCAATTTCCTTGCATCTAATTTACATAACCCCTCAAATAGAATGACAGGTAACATGTGCTCTTTAAGATATATAGGCTTTGAATTCTACCAATAAGTATGCAaattataatacaccaaaaaACATATCgaaaagatttttaaacttgATATAATCAGAAAAACGAAAATTGTTTTTTGAACACTAACATGACTAACATTTACTCCTTAATACAATTGTTTTCCAATTCTTAGATTTTGAACATTTAGCTGGTGACACACTTCAGGATCAATCTCAATCTAAACTGTtttacagatttattttattttatttatttgatcttATTTCCTGAATGCAtgcatactttttatttttttttcaaaattcatcacTTCTACATCCTTCTTGATttctcattttcacattttattggaTCCTCTCATCTCTGCCCCCTCATCAgtgtattttattgaaattaattaaatacataGGTTGGCTTGAACTGATGAGTTTAAAATGAGCATTATGAAACCTTTCTCCACTTTCCTAATTTAAATGGCATCTCCAACTGATTACTTTCAGGAAGTGGTATTTATGCACCTGATTTTCCTAGAGCATTTCATTATGATATGAAGACACCAGAGGGAAAACTTATCATCTCAACACTGGATTCCCACCCATCCCATTCCATAGTGAATTGGTCTTCTTACGCCAGCAGTATACATGCATTCCCAACAGGAAACCAAGAATTCAAGGGCACTGTCTTTTTTGATGAATTCACCTTTGTGGAGCTCACAGAAATTGCAGGAAATTACACAGTTTGTCAGAAAGAGCTCTGCTGTCATTTAAGCTACGAGATGTCTGAAAAGAGATCAGATGAAGTTTATGCCTTAGGAGCATTTGATGGACTGCACGTTGTTGAAGGGCGCTATTACCTACAGGTAATTTTTGGTGTCAGAAATTGCAACGTCAAATACAAACACTCAGGTAAATTTAAGTGTAAGATAAACAGTGAATGATTTCTTAGTATTGTTTaagtatgtttcatttttttgaacagatattttctaaaaataattctttattggAAATTCAAATTTGGTTGGGCagtctcactttattttttaaatcttgcaaTTTTAGTTGTCAGTACAATTTTAAATAGATCGGATCAAAGTAGAACATTATTTGTAGTgccaacattaaaaattattcagattGCAGATAAAAATGGATAATTAAATACTTATGATATATCCTACCTGAACAAATTTAGACATTTTCCCTATATGTTCACTTATCCTATCCTGTTTATAACAAAGTTGACTTTTAAGTATGTACTGGAAACAGATGAAGCTGTTGTCTGAGATTTTTCAGTAGAATGGTTTATTCCTTCAAAAATCAGATATTTCACAAtcctcaacatttaaaaaagaggGGCTATTATAATTTGGTAAGATGGAATCCCAAAGAACAAGTGACCTCTATGTTCCTCTCATTCTGCTCTTTTATTTCTTGGTCTGGCCCCCATCCTATCTCACTCAAATTATTGCAATAGTCTTCTAACACAGCTTTCTGTAGACAGTCTCAGATCCATTCACTCCATTTTCCGTGCTACAatcacaaaaattataaaatgccatttctgattttattactCTCCTGCTTAAAATTCCTCACTGACTACAAATTGACAACTAAGTTCCCAAGCAGAACAGACTCTCAGTCTTGATGTTCGgtcctttctgtttctctatCCTCTTCTTTCACTTGTACCCACATGTGCCTTAAGCTTCTGTAATATGAAGACATTTTCCCATCTCCAATTTGAAAAGTGTGTGGGGCCTTTGTGCATTTGCAGTTTATTTCCTTTGTCTGTGGTGACCCACATCTAATAATTTCTCATAGAACATTCCTGTTGTTATCTCCACTAAGAAATTTTACCTGACACTTCTGTAGTACCACAGCCATGCCCCAGCTGGGTTGGGTACCTCTTTCATGTCCTCCCAGAACACCCTATGCTTAACTTATCAAAGTCACATCATGTCATATTATTCACATACTTGTTTGAGACTGAGCCCCTGAATGCTGGAACTACGCCTAttgcaaacattttatttactctGCCATTGGTGCTATACCAGTGATTATtcattttcataaacatttattgagttcctacCATATACTGGGTACGTATTCATTGCTAATTATAGGAAGATGAATAATATTGACCTGCCTTTGAGGAATTTAGTCTCTTGGTAGAGGAGAAACACATGTGTCttttgtagttttttattttaaaaaatattattttaaaacaagcattcttttgttcattttgtgcACCAAACACTGGAGCACTTCTCTACTTCTCTACTTCTCTGTATAGTCTCCTTTGCAATGTCATTCTCTCTTGCACAGCTTATCCTCCAGTTTCTCAAAAACAGTGTTTCTAAATCTAATATTTCTTAAGCATCAGACCCatacagtcaataaatatttagaaaactgaACTCAGTGGTTAATTTAATGTGGAACAGGAATGTACTTCATACATTCAATAGCCTCTCTGGTGGTTACAGTTGAGTGGCCCATAAATTCATGACCAGCAGATCCCTAACTGCATATTATGGAGTACATTATAGTAATACAATACAAGTACACAATATGCATTAATCATATTGGGTAATAAGCATTTCCACCTCTtcaatcatttatcatttttatatattggaaATTTCATAGTCTTCTTtcctagttattttttaatatattataggTTGTTCTGCCCAATGGTTACCCTACTTTGCTAAAGAAAAACCAGGAGTGATCCCTTTAATTAGTGTTGTAAGTACCTCTCATTGAATTTCAGGACATACATTTGGATAGATAACTGCAGTGCAGGTTTACAGGTGAGAGAACATAGAAGGCACACCTTGCTGTAGAAGTGCTAAGGAGCTGAACTTAGTCTAATTAGGGATCCAGGGAAGTTTCTAGAGATGATGCTAGTATCCATGTAAAGAAGAGTGGGAGGGAATTCTCAGTGGAGTGAAGTGCATGAATAAGGAATTGGATGTGTGAAAAAGCAGGGTGTGTAGAAAGAGCAAGGTATTTGCTGTTACCAAGGAATAATAGGAGAAGCAAGAATAGGTGGGGGAAATCCTTGAAGGAATATCACATCCTGAAAGATTGAACCTGACACATTTAATAGCAATTCATctcttcttttgtttcctttactTTCTGTGGTGTTGGAGAACAAACCTGAACCTCAGCACTGGgtagggcaagtgctctatcattgagctacatatccagccccTCCATGGCACACTTTTATTCTGTAGGTGTTGGTCAGCTCTTGGAAGGTGttcagcaaagaaataaaatggtcaGATCTACTTGGAGTAGATTTTTTTGGCATACTCTGCACAATGaaactaagataaaaaaaaagatgagatagattattaaaatagttttttttaaaaaattcctgaaCCAAGGTTATGTTAGTAGGAATAAGGAAAAAGTATACAGTcgataaatatttagaaaactgaACTCAATGGTTAATTTAATGTGAAACAGGAAAGTGGAATGATGGGTCTAGAAAACTACTGGTTTCTGGAAATAGTGGCTGGGTGGTTGTGATGCTTCTGACAGATCAGGATGCAAGAGGAGCAGATTGGATGGAAATGGGAAGATGCTGAGTTCAGTTAGGGATCTGCTGGTCTTGAAGTTATTATGGGCCACTCAACTGTAACCACCAGCGAGGCTATTGAATGTATGGGTCTGATGCTTAGGAAATATTAGATTTAGAAACACTGTTTTTGAGAAACAGGAGAAGCCCTGCAAGAGAGAATGACTTTACAAAGGAGACTATACAGAGAAGTACTCAAAAATACTAAACAAATGGAGCTTTCTGAAGCTCCAGTGTTTGGGGCAcagaatgaacaaaaaaaatagGAACTTGCAGATAAGATTGagcaatgaaagagaattaaaaaaaaaaaaaaaaaaacaaaaaaaaaacctctaatgGATACCAAGGATGTAGAAACTCTTCAAAGTGGGAAACTGTGAGGCATATTTGTGTTCTATTTTTACAGATGGGCATTAATAGGTACAGTCTTGATGGAATTTTCTCTGTTCGTAATGAGAGTAAAGGACAGATTATAGTGGTTGAGAAGTTAAAGGGTAGTAAGGATATAGAGAAGGAGGGTGAATAATTTTACTTCAGAAAGAAACCTTGTCTGAGAAACTAGTCAGGAGCTGAACAGAGACTTATGgtcagggaaaaaaattttttttcttctagtagatgaGAAAGCCTTGATTATCTGTATAGGTCTAAGGCAGAGAACAGCAAAAGATGAAAATACAGGAGGAACCAATACTCCTAATCAGTTCTTTAAGGTtctagaggaaagggaaaaaatagtatTGTGAATATAAGTATAAAATGTCCAACAATTGAAAATGAGATGAACAAACTATATtatagaataatatttattgccATGTATTATATAGTATATTAACATATTAAGTTAGATATGAAGCATATATATGGTACTGTATagtcatataaaatttaaaaaatagtgggggttttttttgtgtgtgatgtatttttaaagtaaaaagccAGCTACCATGTAAGACAGCAGTCTCTCAACTCTCCGTCTTCCCTTTCAGTCTTGTTCTATCTTTCTGCCTCTCTCAGTCTCAGGTTCATTCAAGGAGAGAATCAGGAAGTGccctcttttttcaaatttttaaaattttactttgccatatatcacagcagaatgcattacaattcatattacacatatagaatatgatttttcatctctctggttgtatacaaagtatattcacaccattcatatcttcatacatgtacttagggtaatgatttcatctcagtccactgtcttttctactctcatgtcccctcccttcttgTCCCTGCCCTTTGCCcaatctagagttcatctaatcttcccatgctcctcctcccaactccactatgaatgccatgattttattctcttttattgctgagtaatattccagtgtgtatatatataccccattttcattatctattcatctactgaagggcatataggttggttccacagtttagcttctgtgtattgtgctgctataaacattgatgtggctgtgttcctgtagtatggtgtttttaagtcctttgggtatagactgaggagtggaatagctgggtcaaatggtggttccatttttaattttccaaggaatctccgtactgctttccatgttggctgcaccaatttgcagtccgaccagcaatgtatgagtgtgcctttttccacacattctcgccaacacttattgttgtttgtattcttaatagctgccattctgactggagtaagatgaaatcagagtagttttgatttgtatttctctaattgctggagatgttgaacattttttcacatatatgttgattatatatcatcttctgagaagtgtctcttcagttccttggcccatttattaattgggttatttgggttttttttttttttttttttttttttttttgtgtgtgtgtgtgtatgtgtgtttagctttttgagttctttatataccctagaaataagtgctctatctgatgtgtgagtggtaaaaatttgttcccaagatgtaggctctctattcaccttacagattgtttcttttgctgagaagaaactttttagtttgagtccatcccatttattgattttttaatttataattcttgcactataggagtcttattaaggaagtagggccctaatctgacatgatggagatttgggcgtactttttcttctattaggcgcagggtctctggtttaattcctaggtccttgatccattttgatttgagttttgtgcatggtgagagataggggtttaatttcattttgttgcatattgatttccagcaccatttgttgaagaggctatcttttctccaatgtatgtttttggagccttttcctaatataactgtaattatgtgggttagtctctgtgtattcttttctgtaccattggtctacccataTATTTTgctgccaataccatgatgtttttgctactattgctctgtagtattgttttttttttttgtttgttttttttaaagatagagtgagagagggagggagagagagagagagagaattttaatatttattttttagtttttggcggacacaacatctttgtttatatgtggtgctgaggatcgaaaccgggccgcacgcatgccaggcgagcgcgctaccgcttgagccacatccccagccctgtagtattgtttaaggtctggtatagcgatgccacttgcttcactctccttgctaaggattgctttggctattctgggtctcttatttttccagatgaatttcatgactgccttttctatttctatgaggaatgtcattgggattttgattggatttgcattgaatctttataatgcttttgatagaatggtaattttgacaatattaatgctgcctatccaagaacaagggagatctttccatcttctaaggtcttctttcatttctttctttagtgttctgtagtttttgttgtagaggtctctcacctcttttgttaggttgattcccaagtattttattttattgaggctattgcaaatgggatagttttccccATTtgcctttcagaggatttgtcactgataaacagaaaatgcctttgatttatcgGTGTTGATTTAATATACTGCTGCTTTTCTCAATTCATTTTCTAGTTCTGAAAGCTTtgtggtggaatgttttgggtcttctaggtatagcaTCATATTGTCAACAAATagtggtaatttgagttcttcttttcctatctgaatccctttaatttcttttttctgtctaattgctctggccagtgtttcaaaaactatgttaaatagaagtggtgaaagaaggcatccctgtcttgttgcagtttttagagggaatacttcaaatttttctccatttagaatgatgttggcctggagcttagcatagatagcttttatgatgttcaGATATTCTCCTGTAATCCCTagatttttagtgttttgaacatgaaaaggtgctgtattttatcaaatgctttttctgcatctattgag
This portion of the Marmota flaviventris isolate mMarFla1 chromosome 6, mMarFla1.hap1, whole genome shotgun sequence genome encodes:
- the LOC114095295 gene encoding pantetheinase isoform X2, producing the protein MTTTQFLAYAAISVFCVLKVNSLDTFIAAVYEHAVRLPDDPLTLVSPEEALAFMNRNIDVLEGAITLAANQGAHIIVTPEDGIYGYNFSRESIYPYLEDIPDPQVNWIPCNNPNRFGYNPVQERLSCLAKNNSIYVVANIGDKKSCNASEPQCPPDGRYQYNTNVVFDSQGKLVARYHKQNLFMGEDQFNAPKEPEMVTFNTTFGKFGIFTCFDILFHDPAVALVKDLHVDTILFPTAWMNVLPHLSAVEFHSAWAMGMGVNFLASNLHNPSNRMTGSGIYAPDFPRAFHYDMKTPEGKLIISTLDSHPSHSIVNWSSYASSIHAFPTGNQEFKGTVFFDEFTFVELTEIAGNYTVCQKELCCHLSYEMSEKRSDEVYALGAFDGLHVVEGRYYLQICTLLKCETTDLHTCGGSVDTASTRFESFSLSGTFGTQYVFPEVLLSDVQLAPKEFQVSSDGRLFSLKPTSGPLLTVTLFGRVYEKDLASNGSPDLSTYSVKIIVTF
- the LOC114095295 gene encoding pantetheinase isoform X1 encodes the protein MTTTQFLAYAAISVFCVLKVNSLDTFIAAVYEHAVRLPDDPLTLVSPEEALAFMNRNIDVLEGAITLAANQGAHIIVTPEDGIYGYNFSRESIYPYLEDIPDPQVNWIPCNNPNRFGYNPVQERLSCLAKNNSIYVVANIGDKKSCNASEPQCPPDGRYQYNTNVVFDSQGKLVARYHKQNLFMGEDQFNAPKEPEMVTFNTTFGKFGIFTCFDILFHDPAVALVKDLHVDTILFPTAWMNVLPHLSAVEFHSAWAMGMGVNFLASNLHNPSNRMTGSGIYAPDFPRAFHYDMKTPEGKLIISTLDSHPSHSIVNWSSYASSIHAFPTGNQEFKGTVFFDEFTFVELTEIAGNYTVCQKELCCHLSYEMSEKRSDEVYALGAFDGLHVVEGRYYLQICTLLKCETTDLHTCGGSVDTASTRFESFSLSGTFGTQYVFPEVLLSDVQLAPKEFQVSSDGRLFSLKPTSGPLLTVTLFGRVYEKDLASNGSPDLSTYSVKIMLVVIKPIVFSLCW